TAGGTCAGAACGGGTGAAGACGTTGGCAGAGTGCGGAAGTCGTTGTCGGGCGAATCGCGCTTGTTGGTATTGAAGAACGTCTTGAATCTCTGATTGCAGAACGCGCAGCTTGAAGTAATGCTGCGCTGCATGTTTGTAGCTTGGTGCTCTATCGGGAGGTGTTATGATCCCAGATTTGGTAATGTACTTGTCTTCCAACAAGGACGGGAACTCGGTGCTGATAGCCTGGTCGCTGATTCCAAATGGACGGCCAACACAACAGCCGACAAGTCGGTCGAAGCTATACACGCACCACCAGAGCCGACGGCGTAGATCGCGAACCCATTCGCGACGTCCACGCTCACGAGTGTTGATGCGCGGTTTGGCTCCGTCCTCACCTTTGACCGACGAACGATCAACACCTTCTTGTCCGACATAGTCGACTCCGGTTCCGTCTTCGTAATGTAGACCTAGATCAACAGCTAATCGCATAGCCACCCCGACGATATACCAGAGACCCGGAGCGACGGGTCGAAGAAGGGCAAAGCTAGCCAGGAGAAGCACAGCTTGCAGTTCTTCCAACCCACCAAAACCGTCATTCGTCGCAGAACTATCCAGGAAAGACTCCAGATGCACCACTGCCGACGCATGATACTCCTCCGGCTGACATTGGTGGTCTGACAGCTTTTGTCTCTTTGGCGTAGATGGCGCCCGTGGTCGACCACCTCCTTGCCCGTCTTCTTCCGGGACACTCTTATCTTCGAATATTATTCCCGCGCCGATGGCAAACACGATATTAAGAGTATATAAACTTCGCGGTGAGCGATTCTTCTCATCGACCGCGTACGTGCGGTCCAGAAGTTCCATAAAATCAGTCCTGTGGAGGATAGGCATTTGCGGATTTGCGTGTTCAAAATATAGATCCACCAATTTCTCTGCCACATTGCGCTGCGGAAATGTAGCGCACTTCATCATTGGCCTGGTTTGCAGTCCAAAAAAGGAGTCTCGCATGGTACTTGTTCCTGTACCGGTGGCACTGTGGGGAAGACGCTCACTTGGGCGCATAGGACCTCGCTCTGAAGCATTCCCCGAGACGGAGGATTTGACCGCAGCAAAAACGACCCGGGCAAAGGAGATACCAGACGTAGACCCAAGATATCGTGGATCGGACGTTCCTTGCACTGAAACCATCCCGATATTAGACACCAGGTTATGTATCTTCCAGTTGTCATCTTTGTCGCCATCCCGACTTCTGTCAGTACCTGCCCTCTCATCTTCCTGATTTTCTTTGTGTTTCATCACCAATCGACCCTTATTCTCCGGCGAGATATCTCCCCCATGCAGAATATCCACACCATGCGactctccctcctcctctgAATGAACAGCCATCTCCTCCCCAAAGGCCACGGCATCCATAAACTCCACACCCCGCTCCCTCAGCACCCTCTCCAGATACGTCACGCGCGCCTCGAGAAAGTATACATAACTCCGCGGAATCTCACGCTTTGTAATCGGATCATATCCCACACAGGGCACCCCAGCCTTCTCACACGATTGGCAACGAGGAAGACGCTGATCGCAGCGGTTTTTGCGTATTCGACATCGATGGCAGGCGGAAACATTGCGGAAGGCAGAAGAGCTGGTGTGTGCTGATGCTGACGGCGCGGATCCGTCTGGCGAGAACTGTTGGCGAGGATTCTGGGATGTTGTGGCACGGTCCTGGACTGGGGTTGAGTCCATCTCGGCAGCGAGAATATGCGATCGTTTCCTCCCCACCGGCATTGGCGTGACTGGTGAAGCAGCGTCAAGCATCACAGATTATACAGCACGCTAACTCTCGAGTAATCAATCTGCGCTAAACCAGGATCATGTCTTGCGAGTTGACGGTCTGCGCAAGCAAGGACGTGCAGTCACCATTCATCCCAGCATCCAGATAGCTAGCTGTATTCCTTGTATTGGTATCGGTAATCAAAGAGCGAATAATAATGCAACCCGACGCCCTTGTAATTGTATTCGATTCGTCGAGTCGCAGCGCATAGTATTATCGGAAAGCACAAAGTCACTGGGCAATTCTGCGAATGCCTGTTGGGCTGACGGGCACGACGTGGGATCTGAGGAAACCAGAGGAGaataagaaaaagaggaagaaggaaacaTCGACTTGGAAGGCAGGCAAACCGGAATATTCGGGGATATTTCTTTTGTCAAAAAAGTTTAGTGTACGTGCTCTGACACTGACAAGCCCGTATCGGTCACTATCAATCAATCACAATTAGTTATGATAAGGCTGTTTGTCATCTTTCCCATTCGAGAGACCAGCCATACCTCGTCCAAGATCCATCAGAATTCTTCAATTGGGAAGAAGTCAAGCAGCAAGTGAAAGTAGCACAGGCATAATCAATTGAACGTAGGGGTTCCTGTTCCTGTAGCCAAGTGGGATGTACTGATGGCTGTATTTATTACAGTACCATACCCGATAACCCGCCTAGCAGGCAGATAATGGCGGTTCCGATTGGGCCGATAAGGACTGTCAGGTACAGCCTGTAACCGAGGCTTTCAACTGCGGACTGGAATACTAAGGGTTCCTCGCTATATATGAGCTTGAGTACGGAGCAGAGAATGTAGTATTGATCGCCTGATAGGAGCATGGATTGTGTCTATTTGGCCGTGTCTGCACAAGTACACAACAAGAGTTCCCCAGACCAGAGTATTGTACAGAGCAATGTGCCACATACCCCGCATTTGTCACATGGGGTTCACTTGAATGTTTTCAGAGTACAACTGTCTACGCATTGAGAGCAATCAAGTAGAACCAAATCAGGAGAATCTTCTCCTCATATCCCATTGCATGCAAAGACTTGTTGTCCAGATAACTTAAAAAGAGACGGGTAATAAGTAatgacaagaaaaaaaaagagcctCCCAGATGCATGAGTATCATCGCAGAAAATATCCAACCCAACAAAATGCCTGTAAATGAAATAGAAAACGAAGGAAATGAGCAAGCTTCATGCTTTTTGTGAATAATGCATCCAGTCTATAAACTGCGCCACCCAAGCTTGGAAGAAAAATCATCATGGTCTAAGCGAAcgaacaaaaacaaaaaaccGACCGAATATGCAAAACTGGCTATGATCAAAACGCAAAAATGCCTCCAAATGTAGATGAAATATgcgaagagaaaaagaaaagaaactgAAAGTTAAGCTTCCACTGGGCATGGTCGCTCAGGAACATCCAGCTTCATGTTCATGTTGGCAAGATCGAAATCATGATCGAGGCTGGTGCGGGTAGATGAGAGAAGTCTCTGTTCCTCCTCCGGCTTGGCAGCTTCCTTGCCAGCGGGAGAGAACGTGTTTTGGAACTGGGTCTTGGTGTCGTGGTGTCCGACCTTTTCCTCGGGCTGCGGCTTGCTTTCCTTGGGGTCGGTCTCTTCCATCCAGAAACTCTGAATGGCACCGATCACACAGACGATGCCACAGGCCCACCAGGCGAGCACGGAATAGTGGCTCTCGAGACCCTTGGAGTGGAGGAAACCGGTGACTGTAGGTCCGAAAGCACGGCTCAGACTGGCGGTGGAGGCAGCCACGCCGTTGATGGAACCGAGCACTTTGTGAGAGGGAGCGGCGTTGGCGAGGAGAATGGCGGTTGCGGGGAAGGCCATGACATGGAAGGTGATCTTGCTGATCAATGCAACGTAGGCGGCAGCCATCTGGATCTTTGCGGGGAGAAGGATGAGATAAGGCACGACCAGGTAGAGAGGAGGCCAGACGCAGAGGACGAAGCGGAACGTTCGGAGGGTGCCAAAGTGTCGCACGACAAATGGGAAGAGCCAAAGCTGGGCGATCATGGAATACACCCCCTGGACAGCGAGCATGAAACCGATGGTCTTGGTCTGGAGACCCAAGCCGCCAGTAAACTTGAAGGGGAGGGCAACATCGTCGTCGGATTTGGGTGTGCTGAGGAAGACGGGCATCAATTGGTCGAACGAAACACTGTGGCTGTTGGGGTTATTAGCGAAGCAGTTCGAAACAGTTGGGTACCAAAGGATGGACACTTACTATGCAAGAATTCCGTAGGCGATGATGTTGAAAACGACCTGCTTGGTGAAAGCCTTGGGTgtctcctccttcttgagTTGTCCCTCGATGTCGTCATCGTTGGACATGATAGGGCCCAAGCGGGGAGTGGACTCGTTGCTGCTGTACTCCGGTGGGGGCACGTCAAAGTAGTCCTTGTTGTCGGAGATATTCTCTTGCTCTGACAGCTGCACGCCCGAGCCCCAGAATTTGCCAACGAGCCAATGCCCAAGCTGCAGACCAAAGTCCCGCCGAAGTTTCTTCTCAGGGTGGGTCTCCTccaggaaaagaaaaccgACGACGATTCCAAAGAGAAGGACGACAACGCAGACGACGTTGGGCAGCAGGAACGGGAACTGGTCGAAAATGGTGCCGCGCCGGAACAACCACGGGTAACCCTCGCATGGTGTTGCCAACGCACCGCCCATCGCGGGGCCAATGATAGATCCCAAGCACCAGACGAATGGCATGATGGAATAAGCCCGGGGTTGATGCTCCTTGACCGTGACAATTTCCGCTACCGTCGTCTGCAGGACTCCGATGTTGCCGTTCAACAGACCGCCCAGCGCGCGCGCAATCATGGCGGTAGCTAGGTTGGGAGCAAAACCAAAGACGATCATACTGAGGGCCGTGCCAATCAGACCCATGATCAGAACAGGCTTGCGACCAATCTTGTCGCTCATCCGGCCCCAGAACATACCGGCAGAGAACTCTGCGAAAGTGAAGGACGAGGTAATCATGCCGGCATAGAGGGCGATTTTGCGATCGTTATCTGTCACGTGGAACGACTCGACCATGTGATAGACATAGGGAAAGATAGACATGAAAGCGATTGGTTCGCAGATGCGACAGAGGGCTGTTTAGTCAGTAACCATGCGAGTACAGCATAAGGCTGACCAGTGAACATACCTAGTACGAAAAGCTGGCGCACAGGGAAAGTCGACCAATCATCGTTGCTGTTGCCGGCGCTGCCCTTCTCACCAGCCTGTCGCCGATTTTGTAAACACGAAGGCTTCTTGAACATCTTGTCGACTGTGTAAATTTTGTGGATTTTTTTAGACGAAGGAGTGGGAGTGAAAATCCGGGGTTaaaaagaggagaaaaggtCCTTTGACAGGACGAGTCCAGGGTTTTTCGCAAAGGAATGTAATTTGAGGGTTCTCCAAATTCTCCGTTGTTGCAGAAGGGAGGGAAAGGACCGAATTAtgaaggaaggagaggatgttGGGCCGTTAAAGGGGTTTCAGCATATCCTCccttggttttttttttttttcttttctattcgGTTTCTCGAAAAGGTTGTTGTATCACCGAAGTGTAGTGTATGTGGGGTGGTGGGAGAACAGTCGAATTGATCCGGAACCGGTAGTAAATAGTTGTAGCCGACAGACACAAGTAGCCACCGGATGTAGTAGAGGAGCGAAGAGAGAAATGGGATGATAAAAGATGAGAGTAAAGAAGGGGAAGTAGTGTTAGGTGTAGGTGTAGTAGGTGTAGTAGGTGTAGTAGAAGTAGGAGTACTTCGTAGGAGGATAATGAAAAGTATGCAAGGGAACTGCAGGAAATAAGATAAAATTCCAGCAGATCTcaagagggaagagagaggatCTTAAATGGGAATAAAATAATAATGATTGTGAGAGTCAGAAGGGAAGGGAAGGGGATATATAGAGAGAGAGCGCCAGAGCCTGAGAGAGGTATCAACGGACTGTCATGCCAATTGGATCCATAACGGACAACCCTGTATGAGATGTGATCAGGCCGAAATAATTACTGAAAAATGAAAAATAAAATCAAAAAATAATAAATAAAACAAATAAAAATCAAACGTCAACGGTTCACCACATTTTCAAATTTTaatttttattttattttcaGGTTACAAACACAGCTGTACGGGTACAGATCCCAGCTGCAAAGTGGATATTCTGGATTCTCCATACAAACACAATATCGTCATGAATGATAACCCGGATCCACCGGAGGGGGTTAAGACTTAAGCTATGGTTCCAAACTGAACATAATCGGGGGCCTCCGATGATCCGATTGACAGAGAGAATAGTCACTATGGAGTATGCTCAGGTATAGGGGGTGGAGCCTCCCAaatttctcttcctttcaCACAGAACAGATCATTTTAGGGACGTATAATATTGACTCCGGGGAACCGGCTGCCCAAAGTACCGGCCAAAGTACTAGACGCAGAAATTTAAATTAATTTCGACTGATCGACTTTCCAGAAGGCCGGAAAAAGTGTGGTTATTGGTTTCGGAAGTTGATAGATCTCACTGCCCCTTCACGACTAATTTTTTTAATTTGTTTTGTTTATTTTTTCTGTTATTTTGTTACCTGTTAACTATAAAAATTTCTCCACTGCCGGAATTCTGGAAAACCAGCCGGTGTCCActatttctctctctctctttctttctttttttttttgtcctttcctttctctgTATGAAATAAGGAAATCGCTGTAATAAATTACATACTACTTACATACAAACAATCGGAATCACTCGTTGTTGGTCTTGGGTAGAAACCGGATGACTTGCATGCAGATAACTTTCCCACCTACCGTTTGTTTGTGTCGGGGGATTTGAATAACATGCGGTGTAAGACCCTGTACGAGTCTTCAcagtacatacatacatggTACACGGTTACCTACTGACAGCAGATCCTGAAATTCGGTATGTTGCCCGGCAAGAAAAAGACGGTTGAGTCAATCAGGAGAGAGAGATAGGGGGATACGGCATCCTATCACTATCACCACTACTATTATGCCGTagacaaacaatgccatgcgGTGTGGGGCGTGATTCTTCAAAACTTGGTTAATGCCAATAATTATAATACGGAGCAATAGTATAAGTGGTCCAAGATGAACACTCAACACGTCCTTACGGTGTGGACTGGCGCTATTGTATCTGTGGGCCCGATACAGGCGATCAAGATTGATATACCTGTCGTGTAGAACAAAGAGATCGAAAGAGACACAGAATACTACAGAGTAGACGGTTGTTTGCTATCAAATTCCCGTATTCCGTACTCCGTGGTCAATTGTTCAACTCTTCAGTCTTGACAATAAGCGCCGTATCCGGGGATGGcaaaccaccaccgccaaggACGCGAGGGGGTCTGCACACAATGGACAATATTGTACGGAGAAGATGCCGATGGATTTTCCCTGCAATCGAATCTTTCTTTGCTTCTTCGTCGGTCGCTTGCTTGCCAGCCAGGGGCCCAAGAGTACGGAGGCGACGGAATGGAACTACCGTCACAGAAAGGAATTCCCACCCTTCCTGCCCCCTGGTTTCACGGCCTATCCCTAGAAACCGTTGAGCGATCTTAAACTTTTTGGCACTGCGTTTGAGGTTGATTATCCCCCGACCGTGTATTTCCGAAGTCTGATTCCCACTGGGAAGCATGACTCGTCCTGCACTCAGCCAGCTGGAGCTGCGCTCGTTGGCGAGTCGGTGAGGAATCAGCCGCAAGGACGAACGGAAGTAATGGTCaaaaaacaagagaaaaacaaaagaTTTGGGTCCCTCGTGATCCCAGGTATACGAATAGTAATCCTGTTTCCGTGTCCACTTACACCGAGTTTCATAGCTAGTATTCCATCCTCTCCGTACGTTGCTACGCCGCCAATTCCATAGTGTTCAGTAGTGGATCTCATAGTGTCGGACTTAGTGCAGCTCAGATCTGGAGCCACGCGAGTGTAATACCACTTACTGTATGCCTAACATGGACGCGATAACCCTGAGCTGCGGGT
This Aspergillus chevalieri M1 DNA, chromosome 3, nearly complete sequence DNA region includes the following protein-coding sequences:
- the PPR1 gene encoding Zn(II)2Cys6 transcription factor (COG:K;~EggNog:ENOG410PHRG;~InterPro:IPR036864,IPR007219,IPR001138;~PFAM:PF00172,PF04082;~TransMembrane:2 (o417-438i714-737o);~go_function: GO:0000981 - DNA-binding transcription factor activity, RNA polymerase II-specific [Evidence IEA];~go_function: GO:0003677 - DNA binding [Evidence IEA];~go_function: GO:0008270 - zinc ion binding [Evidence IEA];~go_process: GO:0006351 - transcription, DNA-templated [Evidence IEA];~go_process: GO:0006355 - regulation of transcription, DNA-templated [Evidence IEA]) produces the protein MLDAASPVTPMPVGRKRSHILAAEMDSTPVQDRATTSQNPRQQFSPDGSAPSASAHTSSSAFRNVSACHRCRIRKNRCDQRLPRCQSCEKAGVPCVGYDPITKREIPRSYVYFLEARVTYLERVLRERGVEFMDAVAFGEEMAVHSEEEGESHGVDILHGGDISPENKGRLVMKHKENQEDERAGTDRSRDGDKDDNWKIHNLVSNIGMVSVQGTSDPRYLGSTSGISFARVVFAAVKSSVSGNASERGPMRPSERLPHSATGTGTSTMRDSFFGLQTRPMMKCATFPQRNVAEKLVDLYFEHANPQMPILHRTDFMELLDRTYAVDEKNRSPRSLYTLNIVFAIGAGIIFEDKSVPEEDGQGGGRPRAPSTPKRQKLSDHQCQPEEYHASAVVHLESFLDSSATNDGFGGLEELQAVLLLASFALLRPVAPGLWYIVGVAMRLAVDLGLHYEDGTGVDYVGQEGVDRSSVKGEDGAKPRINTRERGRREWVRDLRRRLWWCVYSFDRLVGCCVGRPFGISDQAISTEFPSLLEDKYITKSGIITPPDRAPSYKHAAQHYFKLRVLQSEIQDVLQYQQARFARQRLPHSANVFTRSDLPSPFLQGFDSLRSWRKDMHRRLVEWKETAPKHQETGVRFPVEFLELNYWQAVIMLYQQCLTAPAELAGELAPAEDVSSPSFSNIDDAEDEDEIYYKVAEAGQKVIRIYRSMHRLRLVNYTYLATHHIFMAGISFLYAIWHSPWVRSRLTPDDVDFTVLAATSVLGDLMHKCPPAEACRDAFERMSKATVQMSLSTTGFGNQVDLSLHSRANAPQPVGGLYRRYHPMDRRQRVPGLRRQTQPQTRQRPIPRFDMNLEDLFGGDTSTVAQERSDRNTRSSMQPHSTRARGYSELSPAGLVPEQTSQVAAPHQRAASMEYTGNYDDSPFSPQYYTNLQQSTSPGRVTTSNPNQQPILTPNQEAGMSMDLLDFDPDNQLSLGLDGNPDYDEIMPSLGPGVGHSVGIDLGFGMAVGFQHDWSENANYDMLQGFFFGGSGSGAGGEGPTAETDG
- a CDS encoding MFS transporter (COG:G;~EggNog:ENOG410PH2P;~InterPro:IPR020846,IPR011701,IPR036259;~PFAM:PF07690;~TransMembrane:12 (i35-57o72-94i106-125o131-155i167-188o208-230i314-333o369-391i403-423o429-454i461-479o499-517i);~go_function: GO:0022857 - transmembrane transporter activity [Evidence IEA];~go_process: GO:0055085 - transmembrane transport [Evidence IEA]), whose protein sequence is MFKKPSCLQNRRQAGEKGSAGNSNDDWSTFPVRQLFVLALCRICEPIAFMSIFPYVYHMVESFHVTDNDRKIALYAGMITSSFTFAEFSAGMFWGRMSDKIGRKPVLIMGLIGTALSMIVFGFAPNLATAMIARALGGLLNGNIGVLQTTVAEIVTVKEHQPRAYSIMPFVWCLGSIIGPAMGGALATPCEGYPWLFRRGTIFDQFPFLLPNVVCVVVLLFGIVVGFLFLEETHPEKKLRRDFGLQLGHWLVGKFWGSGVQLSEQENISDNKDYFDVPPPEYSSNESTPRLGPIMSNDDDIEGQLKKEETPKAFTKQVVFNIIAYGILAYHSVSFDQLMPVFLSTPKSDDDVALPFKFTGGLGLQTKTIGFMLAVQGVYSMIAQLWLFPFVVRHFGTLRTFRFVLCVWPPLYLVVPYLILLPAKIQMAAAYVALISKITFHVMAFPATAILLANAAPSHKVLGSINGVAASTASLSRAFGPTVTGFLHSKGLESHYSVLAWWACGIVCVIGAIQSFWMEETDPKESKPQPEEKVGHHDTKTQFQNTFSPAGKEAAKPEEEQRLLSSTRTSLDHDFDLANMNMKLDVPERPCPVEA